In Lysobacter sp. FW306-1B-D06B, the sequence GCGCGCTCTTGCGAATCCCGAATCCCGAATCCCCACTCCCGAAGAGCCCATGCCACCCCGAGCCCATTCCGCCTGGTTGCGCACCCTTGGCCAGCTGGCCCTGATCCTGGCGGGCGCGGCAGTGCTGGGCCTGTTGATCGGGTATCCCTGGCCGGTCATCACGGTGGCCGCGCTCGGCGTGGTTGCCTGGCACTACTGGCGCCTGCGCAACGTGTTGCTGCGCCTTACCGCCCGCCAGCGCCTGAAGCCGCCACTGGGCGAAGGCATCTGGAACGAACTCGACCGCCTCCTGCACCGCAGCCAGCAGGAAATGCGCGCGCGCAAGAAGCGCCTGATCGAGATGCTGCGCGCCTACCGCGCCGCCGCCGCGGCAATGCCCGACGCCATCGTCGTCGTGGAGCGCAACAGCCAGCGCATCCAGTGGTTCAACGAATCGGCCACCAGCCTGCTGCAACTGCGCTATCCGCGCGACATCGGTGCGCCGCTCGCGCAGCGTTTGCAGCCGCTGCAGCTCTCGCACTGGCTCGCCTCCGGACGCAACGCGGAAACGCTGGAAATCGCCTCGCCTTGGAACCCCGCCGCGACGCTCAGCCTGCGCCTGATCCCGTACTCCGACGACCTGTGGATGCTGGTCGCGCGTGATGTCAGCCGCCTGCTGCAACTGGAACAGATGCGCCGCGATTTCGTCGCTAACGTCTCGCACGAACTGCGCACGCCGCTGACCGTCGTGCACGGTTACCTCGACATGCTCGATCCTGAGGAGCATCCGGACTGGGCGCCGATGCTGGCCGAAATGCAGCGTCAGTCGCAGCGCATGACCCAGCTGGTGGAAGACCTGCTGATGCTCTCGCGCCTGGAATCGCAGGACAGCCTGCCGGCCGAGGAAACCGTCGCGATGGCGCCGATGCTGGCGACGCTGCGGCGTGAAGCCGTCGCGCTGAGCCACGGCCGCCACGAAGTCATCGTCGAAGACGCGACCGGCTGCGATCTGTGGGGTTCCAACAAGGAACTGCACAGCGCGTTCTCCAACCTGGTGAGCAACGCCGTGCGCTACACGCCGGCCGGCGGCACGATCCGCATCCGCTTCCGCCCCGAAGGCAAGGGCGCGGTGCTGGAAGTCGTCGACAGCGGATACGGCATTCCCGCCGCGCACCTGCCGCGAATCAC encodes:
- the phoR gene encoding phosphate regulon sensor histidine kinase PhoR — encoded protein: MPPRAHSAWLRTLGQLALILAGAAVLGLLIGYPWPVITVAALGVVAWHYWRLRNVLLRLTARQRLKPPLGEGIWNELDRLLHRSQQEMRARKKRLIEMLRAYRAAAAAMPDAIVVVERNSQRIQWFNESATSLLQLRYPRDIGAPLAQRLQPLQLSHWLASGRNAETLEIASPWNPAATLSLRLIPYSDDLWMLVARDVSRLLQLEQMRRDFVANVSHELRTPLTVVHGYLDMLDPEEHPDWAPMLAEMQRQSQRMTQLVEDLLMLSRLESQDSLPAEETVAMAPMLATLRREAVALSHGRHEVIVEDATGCDLWGSNKELHSAFSNLVSNAVRYTPAGGTIRIRFRPEGKGAVLEVVDSGYGIPAAHLPRITERFYRVSTSRSRESGGTGLGLSIVKHVLNLHQARLEITSEVGRGSTFSCHFGAERVRPRDDLALSEVLP